A region from the Methylocystis iwaonis genome encodes:
- the aspS gene encoding aspartate--tRNA ligase: MHRYRSHTCGEPTEALAGQKIRLSGWCHRIRDHGGVLFIDLRDHYGLTQCVVDPDSPAFAQAEKLRSEWVVRLDGEVRKRPAGTENPDMPTGHVEIYVNEIEVLGPAGELPLPVFGDQNYPEDIRLKYRFLDLRREKLHANIMLRGRIIDSIRSRMKAGNFFEFQTPILTASSPEGARDFLVPSRLHPGKFYALPQAPQQFKQLLMVAGFDRYFQIAPCFRDEDARADRSPGEFYQLDVEMSFVTQEDVFEAMEPVLRGVFEEFSKGKPVTQKFPRIPFREAMLKYGSDKPDLRNPLVIVDLSAEFEGESVSFKAFRGKTVRAIPAPGAASQPRSFFDKLNDWARGEGAPGLGYIIFEEENGALTGKGPIAKFIPADVQAVIAAKAGVKAGDAVFFSAGEETPAAKLAGAARLRIGNELGLSKADVFEFCWIVDFPMYEWNDEDKKIDFSHNPFSMPQGGMEALETKDPLDILAYQYDIVCNGVELSSGAIRNHRPEIMKKAFEIAGYGEDVLIEKFGGMYRAFQYGAPPHGGIAPGVDRIVMLLAEEENLREVTLFPLNQRAEDLLMGAPGEATMKQLRELHIRLNLPAEKGA, from the coding sequence ATGCATCGCTACCGTTCGCATACCTGCGGAGAGCCCACCGAAGCGCTCGCGGGTCAGAAAATCCGCCTCTCCGGCTGGTGCCACCGCATCCGCGACCATGGCGGCGTGCTGTTCATCGACCTGCGCGACCATTACGGCCTCACCCAATGCGTGGTCGACCCCGATTCGCCCGCCTTCGCGCAGGCCGAGAAGCTGCGCTCGGAGTGGGTCGTGCGGCTCGACGGCGAGGTGCGCAAGCGCCCGGCCGGCACCGAGAACCCCGACATGCCGACGGGCCACGTCGAAATCTATGTGAACGAGATCGAGGTGCTGGGCCCCGCGGGCGAGCTGCCGCTCCCGGTCTTCGGCGACCAGAATTACCCGGAAGACATCCGCCTCAAATATCGCTTCCTCGACCTGCGCCGCGAGAAGCTGCACGCCAACATCATGCTGCGCGGCCGCATCATCGACTCGATCCGCTCGCGCATGAAGGCCGGCAATTTCTTCGAGTTCCAGACGCCGATCCTGACCGCCTCCTCGCCCGAGGGCGCGCGCGACTTTCTGGTGCCCTCGCGCCTGCATCCCGGCAAGTTCTACGCGCTGCCGCAGGCGCCGCAGCAGTTCAAGCAGCTCCTCATGGTCGCGGGCTTCGACCGCTATTTCCAGATCGCGCCCTGCTTCCGCGACGAGGACGCCCGCGCCGACCGCTCGCCCGGCGAGTTCTACCAGCTCGACGTCGAGATGAGCTTCGTCACGCAGGAAGACGTATTCGAGGCGATGGAGCCGGTGCTGCGCGGCGTCTTCGAGGAATTCTCGAAGGGCAAGCCGGTCACGCAGAAATTCCCGCGCATCCCCTTCCGCGAGGCCATGCTCAAATATGGCTCGGACAAGCCGGACCTGCGCAACCCGCTCGTCATCGTCGATCTCTCGGCCGAATTCGAGGGCGAGAGCGTCAGCTTCAAGGCGTTCCGCGGCAAGACCGTGCGCGCCATTCCGGCGCCGGGCGCAGCGTCGCAGCCGCGCAGCTTCTTCGACAAGCTCAACGACTGGGCCCGCGGCGAAGGCGCGCCGGGCCTGGGCTACATCATCTTTGAAGAAGAAAACGGCGCGCTCACCGGCAAGGGGCCGATCGCGAAGTTCATCCCCGCCGACGTGCAGGCGGTTATCGCCGCCAAGGCCGGCGTGAAGGCGGGCGACGCCGTCTTCTTCTCGGCCGGTGAAGAGACCCCGGCGGCGAAGCTCGCCGGCGCGGCGCGTCTGCGCATCGGCAATGAGTTGGGCCTGTCGAAGGCCGACGTCTTCGAATTCTGCTGGATCGTCGATTTCCCGATGTACGAGTGGAACGACGAGGACAAGAAGATCGACTTCTCGCACAATCCCTTCTCCATGCCGCAGGGCGGCATGGAGGCGCTGGAGACGAAGGACCCGCTCGACATCCTCGCCTATCAATATGACATCGTCTGCAACGGCGTGGAGCTCTCCTCGGGCGCCATCCGTAACCATCGCCCCGAGATCATGAAGAAGGCCTTCGAGATCGCCGGCTATGGCGAGGATGTGCTGATCGAGAAATTCGGCGGCATGTATCGCGCCTTCCAATATGGCGCCCCGCCCCACGGGGGCATTGCGCCGGGCGTCGACCGCATTGTGATGCTGCTCGCCGAGGAAGAGAATCTGCGCGAGGTGACGCTCTTCCCGTTGAACCAGCGCGCCGAGGATTTGCTGATGGGCGCGCCGGGCGAAGCGACGATGAAGCAGCTCCGCGAGCTGCACATCAGGCTGAATCTGCCGGCGGAGAAGGGGGCGTAA
- the thiL gene encoding thiamine-phosphate kinase, whose translation MPSRYTEDELIARVFAPIAGPAALGLKDDAALIEPSPEATVATVDMLVAGVHFFADDPPGAIARKALRVNLSDLAAKGAAPIGFLLSLALPADWTNDWLKAFAAGLAEDAATFAAPLIGGDTTATPGPLTISITALGRTSRFAPRTGARAGDAIYVSGTIGDAALALALRRDAKLAARLSPLARAHLLDRYLLPRPRLDLVSLLRHHASAAMDVSDGLAGDLAKLCAASGVGAVVEAPTVPLSDAAREAIALAPSLFETALTGGDDYEILFTAGPGFAPPDAVTRIGEILAGPAAPQFRSAAKKPLIFKKLSFSHF comes from the coding sequence ATGCCCAGCCGCTACACCGAAGACGAACTCATCGCCCGCGTCTTCGCCCCCATCGCCGGGCCGGCGGCCTTGGGGTTGAAGGACGACGCCGCGCTCATTGAGCCTTCGCCCGAGGCCACCGTCGCCACCGTCGATATGCTCGTCGCGGGGGTGCATTTCTTTGCCGACGATCCGCCGGGCGCCATCGCCCGCAAGGCGCTGCGGGTCAATCTTTCAGATCTGGCCGCCAAGGGCGCCGCCCCGATCGGTTTTCTTCTCTCTCTTGCGCTGCCGGCCGATTGGACGAACGACTGGCTCAAGGCCTTCGCGGCGGGCCTTGCGGAAGACGCCGCAACCTTTGCCGCGCCGCTCATCGGCGGCGACACGACGGCGACCCCGGGTCCGTTGACGATTTCGATCACCGCGCTCGGCCGCACGTCGCGTTTCGCGCCGCGCACCGGGGCCAGGGCCGGCGACGCCATCTATGTGTCCGGGACGATCGGCGACGCCGCGCTCGCACTTGCGCTGCGCCGCGATGCAAAACTGGCGGCGCGGCTTTCGCCTCTCGCCCGCGCGCATCTCCTCGACCGCTATCTGCTTCCGCGTCCGCGTCTCGATCTCGTTTCGCTCCTGCGCCACCACGCCAGCGCTGCAATGGACGTCTCGGATGGGCTCGCCGGCGATCTCGCCAAGCTTTGCGCGGCCTCGGGCGTGGGCGCGGTGGTAGAGGCGCCGACGGTCCCGCTGTCGGACGCCGCGCGCGAGGCGATTGCGCTTGCGCCAAGCCTTTTCGAGACCGCGCTGACGGGGGGCGACGACTATGAGATTCTCTTCACGGCCGGCCCCGGTTTCGCTCCGCCAGACGCGGTGACGCGAATTGGAGAAATCCTCGCCGGCCCGGCCGCGCCACAGTTCCGCAGCGCAGCAAAAAAGCCGCTGATTTTCAAGAAATTATCCTTCAGCCACTTTTGA
- a CDS encoding sodium-translocating pyrophosphatase produces the protein MVLFLTIVFGLMSIAYGVKTSQELIAADPGSQRMQEISGAVAEGAQAYLNRQYKTIGYVGAAIFVLLVILLGWSVGFGFAIGAALSGAAGYIGMNVSVRANVRTAQAATQSLAGGLDIAFKAGAVTGLLVAGLALLGVAIYFAILTWFVGYSVSDRAVVDALVALGFGASLISIFARLGGGIFTKGADVGADLVGKVEAGIPEDDPRNPATIADNVGDNVGDCAGMAADLFETYAVTVVATMVLASIFFAGQEGLYGAVIYPLAIGGLSILTSIAGTYFVKLGQDDTEWGKFAAPYFAKIGLKDDSIMDALYKGLIATGVLSIVGLFIATLFTVGLGEVGKVNGQSVYGVGLFFCGIVGLIVTGAIVYITEYYTGTGKRPVVSIAQASVTGHGTNVIQGLAVSLEATAGPALVIVLGIILTYNFGGLYGTAIAVTTMLGLAGMIVALDAFGPVTDNAGGIAEMSGLPKEVRQSTDALDAVGNTTKAVTKGYAIGSAGLGALVLFAAYTNDIKHFAATGVSFFKGMENIDFSLSNPFVVAGLIFGGLIPYLFGGIAMTAVGRAAGSVVEEVRRQFKEKPGIMDGSARPDYGRAVDMLTQAAIQEMIVPSLLPVAAPVVMFILVLILGGGKANALAAVGALLLGVIVNGVFVAISMTSGGGAWDNAKKSFEDGFIDKDGVKHLKGSEAHKASVTGDTVGDPYKDTAGPAVNPAIKITNIVALLLLAILAHWG, from the coding sequence ATGGTCCTTTTTCTCACCATCGTCTTCGGACTTATGTCCATCGCATATGGCGTAAAAACTTCCCAAGAGTTGATCGCGGCCGATCCCGGCTCGCAGCGCATGCAGGAAATTTCCGGCGCCGTGGCGGAGGGCGCGCAGGCCTATCTCAATCGCCAATATAAGACCATCGGTTATGTCGGCGCGGCGATCTTCGTTCTGCTGGTCATTCTTCTGGGCTGGTCCGTGGGCTTTGGTTTCGCCATTGGCGCGGCCTTGTCGGGCGCAGCCGGCTATATCGGCATGAATGTCTCGGTGCGCGCCAATGTCCGCACCGCGCAGGCGGCGACGCAGTCGCTCGCGGGCGGCCTCGACATCGCCTTCAAGGCGGGCGCCGTCACCGGCCTGCTGGTTGCGGGCCTCGCGCTGCTCGGCGTCGCGATCTATTTCGCCATCCTCACCTGGTTCGTCGGCTATTCGGTTTCCGACCGCGCGGTTGTCGACGCGCTTGTCGCGCTGGGCTTTGGCGCCTCGCTCATCTCGATCTTCGCGCGCCTTGGCGGCGGCATCTTCACCAAGGGCGCCGATGTGGGCGCCGATCTCGTCGGCAAGGTCGAGGCGGGCATTCCGGAGGATGACCCACGCAACCCGGCCACCATCGCCGACAATGTCGGCGACAATGTCGGCGACTGCGCCGGCATGGCGGCCGATCTCTTCGAGACCTATGCCGTCACCGTCGTCGCGACCATGGTTCTGGCCTCGATCTTCTTCGCGGGTCAGGAAGGCCTGTATGGCGCGGTGATCTATCCGCTCGCCATCGGCGGCCTCTCCATCCTCACCTCCATCGCCGGCACTTATTTCGTGAAACTCGGCCAGGACGACACGGAATGGGGCAAATTCGCCGCCCCTTACTTCGCGAAGATCGGCCTCAAAGACGACTCGATCATGGACGCCCTCTACAAGGGCCTCATCGCGACGGGCGTTCTTTCCATCGTGGGCCTGTTCATCGCGACGCTCTTCACCGTGGGCCTCGGCGAGGTCGGCAAGGTCAACGGCCAGTCGGTCTATGGCGTGGGCCTGTTCTTCTGCGGCATTGTCGGCCTGATCGTGACGGGCGCGATCGTCTATATCACCGAATATTACACCGGCACGGGCAAGCGCCCCGTCGTGTCGATCGCGCAAGCGTCGGTGACGGGCCATGGCACGAACGTCATCCAGGGTCTCGCCGTGTCGCTCGAGGCGACCGCCGGGCCGGCGCTGGTGATCGTGCTCGGCATCATCCTCACCTATAATTTCGGCGGCCTCTATGGCACGGCGATCGCGGTGACCACCATGCTCGGCCTCGCCGGCATGATCGTCGCGCTCGACGCCTTCGGTCCCGTGACCGACAACGCTGGCGGCATCGCCGAAATGTCGGGCCTGCCGAAGGAAGTGCGCCAGTCGACCGACGCGCTCGACGCCGTTGGCAACACCACCAAGGCCGTGACCAAGGGCTACGCCATCGGCTCCGCGGGCCTCGGCGCGCTGGTGCTGTTCGCCGCCTATACGAATGACATCAAGCATTTCGCGGCGACGGGCGTGTCCTTCTTCAAGGGGATGGAGAATATCGATTTCAGCCTCTCGAACCCCTTCGTGGTCGCGGGCCTGATCTTCGGCGGCCTGATCCCCTACCTCTTCGGCGGCATCGCCATGACGGCCGTGGGCCGCGCGGCGGGCTCGGTGGTCGAGGAAGTGCGCCGTCAGTTCAAGGAGAAGCCCGGCATCATGGACGGCTCGGCGCGCCCGGATTACGGCCGTGCGGTCGATATGCTGACCCAGGCGGCGATCCAGGAGATGATCGTGCCTTCGCTCCTGCCGGTTGCGGCGCCGGTGGTGATGTTCATCCTCGTGCTGATCCTCGGCGGCGGCAAGGCCAATGCGCTCGCGGCGGTCGGCGCGCTGCTTCTCGGCGTGATCGTCAATGGCGTCTTCGTCGCCATTTCGATGACCTCGGGCGGCGGCGCCTGGGACAACGCCAAGAAGTCTTTCGAGGACGGCTTCATCGACAAGGACGGCGTGAAGCACCTCAAGGGCTCCGAGGCGCATAAGGCCTCGGTCACGGGCGACACCGTCGGCGACCCCTATAAGGACACCGCCGGCCCCGCCGTGAACCCGGCGATCAAGATCACCAATATCGTCGCGCTGCTGCTGCTCGCCATATTGGCGCACTGGGGCTGA
- a CDS encoding glutathione S-transferase family protein — MLTLVIGNKRYSTWSLRPWILLKEFGVPFEEIVIPLYREDSKSALLTHSPAGKVPILHDGEASVWDSLAIIEYVADLYPDLVIWPRKRETRAHARALACEMHSGFAALRSECSMNFGRAPRPISLTETARADAARIDAAWRDALARYGGPFLSGQFSAADAMFAPVVQRFDAYMIPVSEESQRYMDAIKSLASWKEWSLSAKSEKWRLPQYERD; from the coding sequence GTGCTGACGCTCGTCATCGGCAATAAGCGCTATTCGACCTGGTCGCTGCGGCCGTGGATTTTGCTCAAGGAATTCGGCGTCCCCTTCGAGGAGATTGTCATCCCGCTTTATCGGGAGGACTCCAAAAGCGCTCTGCTGACGCATTCTCCCGCCGGCAAGGTTCCGATCCTTCACGACGGCGAGGCAAGCGTTTGGGATTCGCTGGCGATCATCGAATATGTCGCCGACCTCTACCCCGATCTTGTGATCTGGCCGCGCAAACGGGAAACGCGCGCTCATGCGCGGGCGCTCGCCTGCGAAATGCACTCCGGTTTCGCCGCATTGCGCAGCGAATGCAGCATGAATTTCGGCCGCGCGCCGCGCCCGATATCGCTGACGGAGACGGCCCGCGCCGACGCCGCCCGTATCGATGCGGCGTGGCGCGACGCATTGGCGCGATATGGCGGGCCGTTTCTGTCCGGACAATTCAGCGCCGCCGACGCCATGTTCGCGCCGGTCGTCCAGCGGTTCGACGCCTATATGATCCCCGTGTCGGAGGAATCGCAGCGTTATATGGATGCGATCAAATCCCTGGCGTCCTGGAAGGAGTGGAGCCTGTCGGCGAAGAGCGAGAAATGGCGGCTGCCTCAATATGAGCGCGACTGA
- a CDS encoding NAD(+) synthase yields the protein MTHPFFSLHTHGFIRAAVACPSVRVADPVFNVARTIEMARDAHERGASLVLFPELGLSAYAIDDLLQQEALLAAVETALGVLIDASRALQPIIVVGAPLRYRGRLYNCAVAILRGRVLAVTPKIYLPNYREFYEKRHFASGAFVAGEEITLAGQVAPFGSDVLLEASDVDGLVIHLEVCEDVWVPIPPSSRAALAGATVLLNLSASNAIVGKSDYRQTLCAAHSARCLAAYLYSAAGQGESTTDLAWDGEALIYEKGDLLAKAPRFSDEQQMVLADIDLGRLLAERARQGTFGDCADVEAGATQYRHVEFELAAPRDVNLGLLRDVPRFPFVPNDEARLAELCFEAFNIQSHGLEQRLRAARIEKVVIGVSGGLDSTQALLVAVTAIERLGLPRANILAYTLPAFATTDRTRNNAWRLMRALGVTAQEIDVSAACKQMLEDIGHPAARGAPVYDATYENVQAGARTSLLFRLANLHDAIVIGTGDLSELALGWCTYGVGDQMSHYNVNASVPKTLIQHLIRWCARDARFGMETVSVLTDILATEISPELIPGAEAQRTEAFVGPYALQDFNLYHTTRYGFDPAKTAFLSWHAWRDARAGQWPSVIADKDRVAYDLAEIKHWLAVFLRRFFATSQFKRTAVPNGPKVSSGGSLSPRGDWRAPSDSSPDAWLAALSSIP from the coding sequence ATGACCCATCCTTTCTTCTCGTTGCATACGCATGGCTTCATCCGCGCCGCCGTCGCCTGTCCGTCCGTTCGCGTCGCCGATCCCGTCTTCAATGTGGCCCGCACGATCGAAATGGCGCGCGACGCCCATGAACGCGGGGCTTCGCTCGTGCTTTTTCCCGAGCTTGGGCTCTCCGCCTATGCGATCGACGATCTTTTGCAGCAGGAGGCGCTGCTCGCCGCCGTCGAGACTGCGCTTGGCGTGCTGATAGACGCCTCGCGCGCGCTGCAGCCCATCATCGTCGTCGGCGCGCCGCTGCGCTATCGTGGCCGCCTCTATAATTGCGCGGTGGCGATCTTGCGCGGGCGCGTGCTGGCCGTGACGCCCAAGATCTATCTGCCGAACTACCGCGAGTTTTACGAGAAGCGTCACTTCGCCTCGGGCGCCTTCGTCGCCGGCGAGGAGATAACGCTTGCCGGGCAGGTCGCGCCTTTTGGCTCCGACGTGCTGCTCGAAGCCTCCGATGTCGACGGCCTCGTGATCCATCTGGAAGTCTGCGAAGATGTCTGGGTTCCAATCCCGCCGTCGTCGCGCGCGGCGCTTGCAGGGGCGACGGTGCTGCTCAATCTCTCCGCCTCCAACGCCATAGTCGGCAAGTCGGACTACCGGCAGACGCTCTGCGCCGCGCATTCGGCGCGCTGCCTTGCCGCCTATCTTTATTCCGCGGCGGGGCAGGGGGAGTCGACGACCGATCTCGCCTGGGACGGCGAGGCGTTGATCTACGAGAAGGGCGATCTCCTCGCCAAGGCGCCGCGCTTTTCCGACGAACAGCAAATGGTCCTCGCCGACATCGATCTCGGACGGCTCCTCGCTGAGCGCGCGCGGCAGGGAACCTTCGGCGATTGCGCCGATGTGGAGGCGGGCGCGACGCAATACCGCCACGTCGAATTCGAGCTGGCGGCGCCGCGCGACGTGAACCTTGGCCTCCTACGCGACGTTCCACGTTTCCCCTTCGTACCGAACGACGAGGCGAGGCTGGCCGAGCTTTGCTTCGAGGCCTTCAACATTCAATCGCACGGGCTCGAGCAGCGCCTGCGCGCCGCGCGTATCGAGAAGGTCGTCATCGGCGTCTCGGGCGGTCTCGACTCGACGCAGGCGCTGCTCGTGGCGGTGACGGCGATCGAGCGTCTCGGACTGCCACGCGCCAATATCCTCGCCTATACGCTGCCCGCTTTCGCGACGACGGATCGCACCAGGAACAACGCCTGGCGTCTGATGCGCGCCTTGGGAGTCACGGCCCAGGAAATCGACGTCTCAGCGGCCTGCAAGCAGATGCTGGAAGACATCGGCCATCCGGCGGCGCGCGGCGCGCCCGTTTACGACGCGACCTATGAGAATGTGCAAGCGGGGGCGCGAACGTCGCTCCTCTTCCGGCTCGCCAATCTCCACGACGCCATTGTTATCGGCACGGGCGATCTGTCCGAGCTGGCGCTCGGCTGGTGCACCTATGGCGTGGGCGATCAGATGTCGCATTACAATGTCAACGCCTCGGTTCCCAAGACGCTGATCCAGCATCTCATCCGCTGGTGCGCGCGCGACGCGCGTTTCGGGATGGAGACGGTGTCGGTGCTGACCGACATTCTCGCAACCGAGATTTCACCGGAGCTGATTCCGGGCGCGGAGGCGCAGCGCACCGAGGCGTTTGTCGGGCCCTATGCGCTGCAGGATTTCAACCTCTATCACACGACGCGCTATGGCTTCGATCCGGCGAAGACGGCCTTTCTCTCCTGGCACGCATGGCGCGACGCGCGCGCCGGCCAATGGCCGTCAGTGATCGCGGATAAAGACCGCGTCGCCTACGACTTGGCCGAGATCAAGCACTGGCTCGCGGTCTTTTTGCGCCGCTTCTTCGCGACGAGCCAGTTCAAGCGCACGGCCGTGCCTAATGGGCCAAAGGTCAGCTCCGGCGGATCGCTCTCGCCGCGCGGCGACTGGCGGGCGCCGAGCGATTCCTCGCCCGACGCCTGGCTCGCCGCGCTTTCGTCGATTCCTTAA
- a CDS encoding DUF1328 domain-containing protein: MGSLLHYAILFLVVAIIAAFFGFGGVAGTAMEGARILFWVALVLFVISAVISFVRRA, from the coding sequence ATGGGCAGCCTGCTGCACTATGCGATCTTGTTTCTCGTCGTCGCCATCATCGCCGCCTTCTTCGGTTTTGGCGGCGTCGCGGGCACGGCGATGGAAGGCGCAAGGATTCTGTTCTGGGTGGCGCTGGTTCTCTTCGTCATCTCCGCCGTCATCAGCTTCGTCCGACGAGCCTGA
- a CDS encoding M14 family metallopeptidase — protein MDAIDAPCAVMDRLPAGFLDCPPEKLIDILPGPTLFDFPGHDPRPLFVSTLLHGNEYSGLAAMQCVLRRHIERGLPRSLLFFVGNIRAAAADLRTLPDQLDFNRVWPGTLYPDDPQALQARWIYDYAARRGIFASIDIHNNTGFNPHYACIKKLDPRFIALARLFSRIVVHSQRPVGTHAAAFADLCPAMTVECGKAGAGSATQHAIELVEAALSISHLPDHPPTPHDVDLLRTYAIVKPPKGTSFSFDGTPADFMFRADIDHLNFSELAPGVSFGKARAGVKLDILPGEGEETAPGEYFDYADGEIRLSRPAIPAMLTVDPRAVELDCLCYLMHRIGLDGERA, from the coding sequence ATGGATGCAATCGACGCGCCCTGCGCCGTGATGGACAGACTGCCGGCGGGATTTCTCGACTGCCCGCCGGAAAAGCTCATCGACATATTGCCCGGGCCGACGCTCTTCGACTTCCCGGGCCACGACCCGCGTCCCTTGTTCGTCTCGACGCTGCTGCATGGCAATGAATATAGCGGCCTTGCCGCCATGCAGTGCGTGCTGCGCCGGCACATTGAACGGGGCCTGCCGCGTTCGCTTTTGTTTTTCGTCGGCAATATTCGCGCCGCTGCGGCCGATTTGCGGACGCTTCCCGACCAGCTCGACTTTAACCGCGTCTGGCCCGGCACGCTTTATCCGGACGATCCGCAGGCGCTTCAGGCGCGCTGGATTTACGACTATGCGGCGCGGCGCGGCATTTTCGCCAGCATAGACATTCACAACAACACGGGCTTCAATCCGCACTACGCCTGCATCAAAAAGCTCGATCCGCGATTCATCGCATTGGCGCGTCTTTTCTCGCGCATCGTCGTGCACTCGCAGCGACCGGTGGGGACGCATGCGGCGGCCTTCGCGGATCTCTGTCCGGCGATGACGGTCGAATGCGGTAAGGCTGGCGCGGGCTCGGCCACGCAACATGCGATCGAGCTTGTCGAGGCGGCGCTTTCCATATCGCATCTGCCAGACCACCCGCCCACGCCGCACGACGTCGATCTGCTGCGCACCTATGCGATCGTGAAGCCGCCGAAGGGAACGAGCTTCTCCTTCGACGGGACGCCGGCGGACTTCATGTTCCGCGCGGACATCGACCACTTAAATTTCAGCGAGCTGGCGCCCGGCGTTTCTTTCGGCAAGGCGCGCGCGGGGGTGAAGCTGGACATATTGCCGGGCGAAGGCGAGGAGACGGCGCCGGGTGAATATTTCGATTATGCGGATGGCGAGATCAGGCTGTCGCGTCCGGCGATCCCGGCGATGCTGACGGTCGATCCGCGCGCGGTGGAGTTGGATTGTCTGTGTTATTTGATGCATCGGATCGGGTTGGATGGGGAGCGGGCGTGA
- a CDS encoding endonuclease/exonuclease/phosphatase family protein, producing MDLRLATFNLENLEWSAAHEAAFARRRAALLPALAALDADVLCLQEVGAQKPHKHSVREYLALDRLLADTPYRDYFRATSVRPGTSAPADVHNLAILSRWPIRATRQIHHNIVARWSWPPPREGDVEPAPIVIEWDRPLLYAAIDLPTGAVLHVIDLHLRAPRPAPVATARGEGSSKSQIEGQFIAAQKREGQALEARLFVETLFDAEPEARIAICGDVNADEYDAPTRLLRGGDNELQQGARALAPLEERVEAARRFTVLHAGRPKLIDHILASPTLAAAWRETRILNEGLQDEVFAPEPVLGSLHAPIVAAFAVG from the coding sequence ATGGATTTGCGGCTCGCGACCTTCAATCTGGAGAATCTCGAGTGGTCGGCGGCCCACGAGGCCGCTTTCGCGCGGCGCCGCGCGGCGCTGCTGCCCGCGTTGGCGGCGCTCGACGCCGATGTTCTTTGCCTACAGGAAGTCGGCGCGCAAAAGCCGCATAAGCATAGCGTTCGCGAATATCTTGCGCTGGACCGGCTGCTGGCGGACACGCCTTACCGGGACTATTTCCGCGCGACGAGCGTGCGGCCGGGAACAAGCGCGCCGGCGGATGTGCATAATCTGGCGATTCTCAGCCGCTGGCCCATCCGGGCGACGCGCCAGATTCACCACAACATCGTCGCGCGCTGGTCATGGCCGCCGCCGCGCGAGGGCGACGTCGAGCCGGCGCCGATCGTCATCGAATGGGACCGGCCGCTGCTTTACGCCGCGATCGATTTGCCGACCGGCGCCGTTCTGCATGTGATCGATTTGCATTTGCGCGCGCCGCGGCCCGCGCCGGTCGCGACCGCGCGCGGCGAAGGTTCGAGCAAATCGCAAATCGAAGGGCAATTTATTGCGGCGCAGAAGCGCGAGGGCCAGGCGCTGGAGGCGCGGCTCTTCGTCGAGACGCTCTTCGACGCCGAGCCCGAGGCCCGCATCGCCATTTGTGGCGATGTCAACGCCGACGAATATGACGCGCCGACCCGGTTATTGCGCGGCGGCGACAATGAGCTGCAGCAAGGCGCGCGCGCGCTTGCGCCGTTGGAGGAGCGTGTCGAGGCTGCTCGGCGTTTTACGGTGTTACACGCGGGAAGGCCGAAGCTGATCGACCATATTCTTGCGTCGCCGACGCTAGCTGCTGCGTGGCGGGAGACGCGCATTCTCAATGAGGGGCTGCAGGACGAGGTGTTTGCGCCGGAGCCGGTCCTAGGATCGTTGCATGCGCCGATTGTTGCGGCGTTTGCGGTTGGGTAG
- a CDS encoding Crp/Fnr family transcriptional regulator — translation MSVFDGIPFFAGLDPSRGETFGRQCIRKRFSEGELVLDFDDPSTDVYFIVSGDVRVLIRTAAGKEMILGDFGPGNFFGEMAAIDGAKRSANVTALTNAELLLVPPTAFREIVLHSPEIAERLMRLLTSRVRELNVRLFERSVLDLRHRLYAELLRMASPRKGHDGQSIVSPPPFQHDLAARIGCRREQVSRELGAMTEEGLAEKVRGGLVLLRPNVLEKRVRDAMNAAE, via the coding sequence TTGTCGGTTTTTGATGGAATCCCTTTTTTCGCCGGTCTCGATCCCTCACGCGGCGAGACCTTCGGGCGGCAATGCATACGTAAGCGCTTTTCCGAGGGTGAGCTGGTTCTCGACTTCGACGACCCCTCGACGGACGTCTACTTCATCGTGAGCGGCGACGTGCGCGTCCTCATCCGCACGGCCGCGGGCAAGGAGATGATCCTCGGTGACTTCGGCCCCGGCAACTTCTTCGGGGAGATGGCGGCCATCGACGGCGCCAAGCGCTCCGCCAATGTCACCGCGCTGACCAACGCCGAGCTTTTGCTCGTGCCGCCGACGGCCTTTCGCGAGATCGTCCTGCATTCGCCCGAGATTGCGGAGCGGCTTATGCGGCTTCTCACCTCGCGCGTGCGCGAGCTCAATGTGCGCCTCTTCGAGCGCTCGGTGCTCGATCTGCGCCATCGCCTCTATGCGGAGCTGCTGCGCATGGCGTCGCCACGCAAGGGGCACGACGGCCAATCCATCGTCTCGCCGCCGCCCTTCCAGCACGATCTCGCCGCCCGCATCGGCTGCCGCCGCGAGCAGGTCAGCCGCGAGCTCGGCGCCATGACGGAGGAGGGGCTCGCCGAGAAAGTCCGCGGCGGCCTCGTCCTGCTGCGTCCGAACGTGCTCGAAAAGCGCGTGCGCGACGCAATGAACGCCGCCGAATGA